One stretch of Sebaldella sp. S0638 DNA includes these proteins:
- the mgtE gene encoding magnesium transporter, whose amino-acid sequence MDENEEVVEEITEEIVKIRTKHELENYLKENHFIDIAESFEELDDIELKRILDLMSDENKAKVIEQAEEELQEKILELFSDEEIIQIFSHMSPDDITDILGYIEFQKRKSILDNMKRSEANKLRELLGYEEDSAGGIMTTRYIAFREELLIKDIMAKIKVIAPKTEVIEKIFVLDNKRELIGEADLRDILISPDDMQLSEIKNENIISVHPDVDQEDVARMVSKYDLKVIPVVSRRNQLLGIITIDDIIDVILEEGTEDILKLGGVSEEENVNSKLLISIRKRLPWLVVNLGTAFLASFVVGTFQGTISKAVILATAMPIVAGMGGNAGTQSLTVTIRGIALGELSMVDNNKMVLKQLFVGFINGAVLGFITGSIMFLVNKNIFLGFIIFLAMIGNLTIACLTGFLIPVTLKRLKVDPALASAVLLTTFTDVCGFFLFLGLAQMFIQKLI is encoded by the coding sequence ATGGATGAAAATGAAGAAGTTGTTGAAGAAATAACAGAAGAAATAGTAAAAATACGCACTAAACATGAATTGGAAAATTATCTGAAAGAAAATCATTTTATAGATATTGCTGAAAGTTTTGAAGAATTAGATGATATTGAACTGAAAAGAATACTTGATCTGATGAGTGATGAAAATAAGGCCAAGGTAATAGAGCAGGCAGAAGAAGAGCTTCAGGAAAAAATACTGGAGTTATTTTCTGATGAAGAAATAATACAAATTTTTTCTCATATGTCTCCCGATGATATTACAGATATCCTTGGGTACATAGAATTTCAAAAGAGAAAATCCATACTGGATAATATGAAAAGATCAGAGGCAAATAAGCTGCGTGAGCTTCTCGGATATGAAGAAGACAGTGCCGGAGGTATAATGACAACAAGATATATCGCCTTCAGAGAAGAGCTTCTGATAAAAGACATTATGGCTAAAATAAAAGTAATTGCGCCGAAAACAGAGGTAATAGAAAAGATTTTTGTATTGGATAATAAGCGTGAACTTATAGGTGAGGCGGATTTGAGAGATATATTAATTTCGCCTGATGATATGCAGCTTAGTGAAATAAAAAATGAAAATATAATTTCCGTTCATCCTGATGTGGATCAGGAGGATGTCGCAAGAATGGTTTCTAAATATGATTTGAAGGTTATTCCTGTGGTGAGCCGCCGTAATCAGCTGTTGGGTATAATAACAATAGATGATATTATTGATGTAATTTTGGAAGAAGGAACGGAAGATATCCTAAAATTAGGAGGAGTTTCCGAAGAAGAAAATGTAAATTCCAAACTTTTGATTTCCATAAGAAAACGGCTGCCGTGGCTTGTAGTAAACTTAGGTACTGCTTTTCTGGCTTCGTTTGTAGTGGGAACATTTCAGGGAACTATTTCAAAAGCTGTAATACTGGCCACTGCCATGCCTATTGTGGCAGGGATGGGCGGTAATGCAGGGACACAGTCGCTTACTGTTACTATAAGAGGAATAGCACTTGGCGAACTGAGTATGGTGGATAATAATAAAATGGTATTGAAACAGTTATTTGTAGGATTTATAAACGGGGCAGTCCTTGGATTTATTACAGGTTCCATTATGTTTTTGGTAAATAAAAATATATTTTTAGGATTTATAATTTTTCTTGCTATGATAGGTAATCTGACAATAGCATGTCTGACGGGTTTTTTGATTCCTGTAACGTTAAAGCGTCTGAAAGTAGATCCGGCTTTGGCATCAGCGGTATTACTTACTACATTTACAGATGTATGCGGCTTTTTTCTTTTTCTGGGACTGGCGCAGATGTTTATTCAAAAATTAATTTAA
- a CDS encoding NUDIX hydrolase: MEEFRFLKPRKMKHPTTGIDLEYLDKSNAVCIALFNKEKDKILLVEQYRPGNKGLMLEVPAGLIDSGEEPKTAVLRELREETGFSEEDITDFKSLNEGLYASPGYTTEKLYFFSARLKDNNIKPKELNLDHGEDLENEWVDVKDILEKSGDLKTILAVSLFKD; this comes from the coding sequence ATGGAGGAATTTAGATTTTTGAAACCGAGAAAAATGAAGCATCCGACTACAGGAATAGATCTGGAGTATCTGGATAAATCCAATGCAGTATGTATAGCTTTATTTAATAAAGAAAAAGACAAAATTTTACTTGTAGAACAATACAGACCGGGAAATAAAGGGCTTATGCTGGAAGTTCCCGCAGGACTTATAGACAGCGGAGAAGAACCGAAAACAGCTGTTTTGAGAGAATTAAGAGAAGAAACAGGATTTTCCGAAGAGGACATAACAGATTTTAAGAGTCTGAATGAAGGACTTTACGCTTCGCCGGGGTATACAACAGAAAAGCTGTACTTTTTTTCTGCGAGACTAAAAGATAATAATATAAAACCAAAGGAACTAAATCTTGATCATGGTGAAGATCTGGAAAATGAATGGGTGGATGTTAAAGATATATTAGAGAAATCTGGTGATTTGAAGACTATTTTGGCTGTCTCCCTTTTTAAAGATTGA